A genomic segment from Kyrpidia tusciae DSM 2912 encodes:
- a CDS encoding phytoene desaturase family protein gives MVSKTGTDFSPVVVSNVDPRVTYETLIGLENVNEEERAQVQALQPSMSLFVWNAALSRPYSNPHLLHWNFAAPKTLPQWGLAFSGAGIHSAAALDPSLAPEGQSTVTINLVTRAEASRLKKMTKETYRALKDDIDRLCRDIIREIDEEAANSILFSEVATPKTIARYLNTYEGSIYSIKRKSPDDFPHMKSSIQGLFLVGAGTGYGPGIEAVIITGSEVGEKMDVPVRETAAV, from the coding sequence GTGGTCAGCAAAACGGGGACCGATTTTAGCCCGGTGGTGGTGTCGAACGTCGATCCGCGCGTCACGTACGAAACGCTCATTGGGTTGGAAAATGTCAATGAGGAGGAGCGGGCTCAAGTTCAGGCTCTGCAACCCTCGATGTCCCTTTTTGTATGGAATGCGGCGCTAAGTCGCCCGTACTCCAACCCCCACCTGCTGCACTGGAATTTTGCCGCCCCGAAAACACTGCCGCAATGGGGCCTGGCCTTTTCCGGTGCCGGCATTCATTCGGCGGCGGCCTTGGATCCGTCTCTGGCGCCCGAGGGCCAGAGTACGGTCACGATCAATTTGGTCACTCGGGCCGAGGCGAGCCGGCTCAAGAAGATGACGAAAGAAACGTACCGGGCGCTGAAGGACGACATCGACCGGCTGTGCCGGGACATCATCCGGGAGATCGACGAAGAGGCGGCAAACAGCATTCTCTTCAGCGAGGTGGCCACCCCGAAAACAATCGCCCGTTACCTGAATACGTACGAAGGCTCGATTTACAGCATTAAGCGGAAGTCCCCCGATGATTTTCCCCACATGAAGTCATCCATCCAAGGGTTGTTTCTGGTGGGAGCCGGAACGGGCTATGGCCCCGGAATCGAAGCGGTTATCATCACCGGTTCGGAAGTGGGGGAAAAGATGGATGTCCCGGTGAGGGAAACGGCCGCTGTGTAG
- a CDS encoding autorepressor SdpR family transcription factor: MNDAFKALSDPTRRQILRLLRGGDLTAGEIADHFSLTKPSISHHLNVLKQAGLVTDERRGQQIIYSLHTTVLHDVMGWLLDVIGTGEGKGKNSDA; the protein is encoded by the coding sequence ATGAACGATGCGTTCAAGGCGTTGTCCGACCCCACCCGCCGACAGATTTTGCGCCTCCTGCGCGGCGGTGATTTGACGGCCGGGGAGATCGCCGACCATTTTTCTTTGACGAAGCCCAGCATCTCCCATCATTTGAACGTGTTGAAGCAGGCCGGGCTGGTGACGGACGAGCGGCGGGGGCAACAGATCATCTACTCGTTGCATACCACGGTGCTTCACGATGTGATGGGCTGGCTGTTGGATGTGATCGGAACCGGGGAAGGAAAGGGGAAGAATTCGGATGCGTGA
- a CDS encoding ABC transporter ATP-binding protein: protein MIPGNMAEQWVEGQFKQALGTEPACGYRPVSGRLRSPSCAVVCSVRQLFARVIPGISSARIEGGNLRRDFTMSEILSVADFSVARGGATIVRKARFDIRAGEILGLIGPNGAGKSTLIGGLLGYYPIRSGTVTFREWTFGAGRDMPFEVKQRLAYIPEQPMTYADLTLAEHLEWKMRLWELSSAQDEVVRDRLATLIQRFQLEPHLAKFPHQCSKGTLQKLMVVSAFMFPFDVLLVDEPFIGLDVIAIRQLRELFESARQGGAAILISTHVLDSAERMCQRFGFMVDGEVFAVGSLAELRAVHGDDGATLEDLFIALVQKREVAG from the coding sequence ATGATTCCGGGGAACATGGCCGAGCAATGGGTTGAAGGGCAATTCAAGCAAGCCTTGGGTACGGAGCCGGCCTGTGGGTACCGGCCCGTGAGCGGCCGACTGCGTTCACCCTCATGTGCAGTTGTGTGCTCGGTTCGGCAGCTGTTTGCCCGGGTGATTCCCGGAATCTCCAGTGCGAGGATCGAAGGAGGCAATCTGAGGAGGGATTTTACGATGTCCGAAATCCTGTCGGTGGCCGATTTCTCCGTCGCCCGAGGCGGGGCGACCATTGTCCGCAAGGCCCGTTTTGACATCCGGGCCGGTGAGATCCTCGGACTGATCGGCCCGAACGGTGCCGGGAAAAGTACACTGATCGGCGGGTTGTTGGGCTATTATCCGATCCGCAGCGGAACGGTCACCTTCCGGGAATGGACGTTCGGCGCCGGCAGAGACATGCCGTTCGAGGTCAAACAAAGGCTGGCGTATATTCCGGAACAACCGATGACCTATGCCGATCTCACCTTGGCGGAACACCTGGAATGGAAAATGCGGTTGTGGGAGCTGTCGTCCGCGCAGGATGAGGTGGTGCGCGACCGCCTGGCAACCTTGATTCAGCGGTTTCAACTGGAACCCCATTTGGCGAAGTTTCCGCACCAATGTTCAAAGGGAACGCTTCAGAAACTGATGGTCGTCTCGGCGTTCATGTTTCCCTTTGACGTTCTCCTCGTGGACGAGCCGTTTATCGGGCTGGATGTGATCGCCATTCGGCAACTTCGCGAGCTGTTTGAGTCCGCGCGGCAGGGCGGTGCAGCCATCCTCATTTCGACCCATGTGCTGGATTCGGCCGAACGGATGTGCCAGCGGTTCGGTTTTATGGTGGACGGGGAAGTTTTCGCCGTGGGCTCCCTGGCGGAACTGCGGGCCGTCCATGGGGATGATGGGGCGACGTTGGAGGATTTGTTCATCGCCCTTGTCCAGAAAAGGGAGGTCGCCGGGTGA
- a CDS encoding murein hydrolase activator EnvC family protein translates to MQRRGVSAVLAGVLLTGMALPVAQANVADSQRQLQEIQAKHKNTAAQIQQLRSRAVTIEEQIQQLQNQVQQTQQQISDLQGQLQSLNAQIADTQQKLTAAEEQLQIRQDLLNQRLRAMYEDGTVSYLEVLLSSTSFSDFVDRLYALKTIAEQDKKLLEDTKKKRDQVQALKAQLEAERQQQQAALARMSDTKRQLEAQKQMQQEQLSQVQQAKQQQEQEYAQEQAAMDSLSAAIQAQLAAMQQNNVVVEGTSHPWLWPVPSSHTITSDYGDTSGRSVPHNGVDIGAPLGSPIVAVDDGVVVYAGPASGFGHWIVIRHANGLMSVYGHMYAGGVLVAPGQQVKRGQVIGLVGSDGESTGPHLHFSVITGFSGGRMVTVNPHGYI, encoded by the coding sequence GTGCAGCGACGAGGAGTCTCGGCGGTCTTGGCCGGGGTCCTGTTGACAGGAATGGCTTTGCCTGTGGCTCAGGCGAATGTGGCCGATTCCCAGCGCCAGTTACAGGAGATTCAGGCCAAGCACAAGAACACCGCTGCTCAGATTCAGCAATTGCGGAGCCGGGCGGTTACTATCGAGGAGCAGATCCAGCAATTGCAGAATCAGGTCCAACAGACCCAGCAGCAGATTTCCGATCTCCAAGGGCAGCTGCAGAGCTTGAACGCACAGATTGCGGATACCCAGCAGAAGCTCACCGCTGCGGAGGAACAACTCCAGATCCGGCAGGATTTGCTCAACCAACGGCTTCGGGCCATGTATGAAGATGGTACCGTCAGCTATCTGGAGGTGCTCCTCTCGTCGACGAGCTTCAGCGATTTTGTCGATCGATTGTACGCATTGAAGACGATTGCCGAACAGGATAAGAAACTTCTTGAGGATACGAAGAAGAAGCGGGATCAGGTTCAGGCACTCAAAGCTCAGTTGGAAGCCGAGCGCCAGCAGCAACAAGCGGCTTTGGCCCGGATGTCCGATACGAAACGCCAATTGGAAGCTCAAAAGCAGATGCAACAGGAGCAGCTGAGTCAGGTTCAACAGGCGAAACAACAGCAGGAGCAGGAGTACGCCCAGGAACAGGCGGCGATGGATTCCTTGAGTGCTGCGATCCAGGCCCAGTTGGCGGCGATGCAACAGAACAATGTGGTGGTGGAGGGGACGAGCCACCCGTGGTTGTGGCCGGTGCCCAGTTCTCATACGATCACTTCGGATTACGGGGATACCAGCGGGCGGAGTGTCCCCCATAATGGGGTGGATATCGGGGCGCCGCTGGGTTCGCCCATTGTCGCCGTGGACGACGGCGTGGTGGTATACGCCGGACCGGCCAGCGGATTCGGACACTGGATTGTGATTCGCCACGCCAACGGGCTCATGAGCGTTTACGGGCACATGTATGCAGGCGGCGTGTTGGTGGCGCCGGGCCAGCAGGTCAAGCGGGGCCAGGTCATTGGATTGGTGGGATCGGATGGAGAGTCCACGGGGCCCCACCTGCATTTCAGTGTTATAACCGGGTTTAGTGGCGGAAGGATGGTCACGGTGAATCCGCACGGGTATATTTAA
- a CDS encoding alkaline phosphatase family protein — protein MPKRRMVAMLATGAAAMLAVTPMAVGAAADSMDRFSNTTTPIKHVVVIFQENVSFDHYFGTYPNAANPPGEPAFTPKPGTPKVNGLTPYLLNHNPNAANPKRLDRSQAVTADMDHGYTAEQAAVDGGAMDKFVESTGAGADKSIVMDYYDGNTVTALWNYAQNYAMSDNSFGTVYGPSTPGALNLIAGQTHGAIGYVDGKRVGDIPGKIAHGTLFSDIDPYYDRASSPKARMEMVGKNIGDLLNAKGITWGWFQGGFRDTQAQHANIAGNKVTDYNPHHEPFQYYRSTANPDHLPPTSVRMIGHTDRANHQYDLTDFWAAAEAGNLPAVSFLKAANYQDGHAGYSDPLDEQHFIVNTINRLQQLPEWNSTAVIISYDDSDGWYDHVMGPLVNGSNDPMYDVLFGKGDAGTPKLAPYLDRAGYGPRLPLLVISPYAKQNYVDHTLTDQSSILRFIEDNWKLGRIGDGSFDAVAGSLTGMFDFSHGPRADKLFLDPETGEPVQTPPAQPGGPEQPQQPGQPGQVGANNGTNAQQQGESSNGAQGTSASAAGQNSGKAASAAALTTPTLSGR, from the coding sequence ATGCCCAAGCGCAGGATGGTCGCCATGTTGGCCACCGGAGCGGCGGCGATGTTGGCCGTGACGCCGATGGCCGTCGGCGCAGCCGCGGACTCGATGGACCGTTTTTCGAACACCACCACCCCCATCAAGCACGTCGTCGTCATTTTCCAGGAAAATGTCTCCTTTGATCATTATTTTGGCACCTATCCCAATGCCGCGAACCCTCCGGGTGAACCGGCCTTTACTCCGAAACCCGGCACGCCGAAGGTTAACGGGCTCACGCCGTATCTGCTCAACCACAACCCGAACGCTGCCAACCCCAAGCGCCTCGACCGGTCCCAGGCCGTGACGGCAGATATGGACCACGGATACACGGCGGAACAGGCGGCCGTTGACGGCGGGGCCATGGACAAGTTCGTGGAATCCACCGGTGCCGGCGCGGATAAATCGATCGTCATGGATTACTACGACGGCAACACCGTCACGGCCCTGTGGAACTACGCCCAGAACTACGCCATGAGCGACAACTCGTTCGGGACGGTTTACGGACCTTCTACCCCCGGCGCCCTGAACCTTATCGCCGGGCAAACCCACGGGGCCATCGGGTATGTGGACGGCAAACGGGTCGGAGACATTCCGGGAAAAATCGCCCACGGCACGCTGTTCAGCGATATCGATCCGTACTATGACAGGGCGTCCAGCCCGAAAGCCCGGATGGAGATGGTGGGCAAGAATATCGGCGATCTGCTGAACGCCAAAGGTATTACCTGGGGATGGTTCCAAGGGGGATTTCGGGACACTCAAGCTCAGCATGCCAACATCGCCGGGAACAAAGTCACCGACTATAATCCCCATCACGAGCCGTTCCAATATTACCGGTCCACCGCAAACCCCGACCACCTGCCGCCGACCTCGGTACGGATGATCGGCCACACCGACCGGGCCAATCACCAGTACGACCTGACAGATTTCTGGGCAGCCGCCGAGGCCGGCAATCTTCCGGCGGTCAGCTTCTTGAAAGCGGCCAATTACCAGGATGGCCACGCCGGCTACTCCGATCCGTTGGATGAACAGCATTTTATCGTCAACACCATCAATCGGCTGCAGCAGCTGCCGGAATGGAACAGTACTGCGGTTATCATTTCCTATGACGACTCGGACGGCTGGTATGACCATGTGATGGGCCCCTTGGTCAACGGGTCGAACGATCCCATGTACGATGTCCTCTTCGGAAAAGGGGATGCGGGTACGCCGAAGCTGGCGCCGTACCTGGATCGGGCCGGGTATGGCCCCCGGTTGCCTCTCTTGGTGATCTCGCCCTATGCGAAGCAGAATTATGTCGACCACACCCTGACGGATCAATCCTCGATCCTGCGGTTTATCGAAGACAACTGGAAATTGGGGCGCATCGGAGACGGCTCCTTCGATGCGGTGGCCGGATCGTTGACCGGAATGTTCGACTTCAGCCACGGACCCCGGGCGGACAAGCTGTTCCTCGACCCGGAGACCGGGGAACCGGTGCAGACGCCCCCTGCCCAGCCCGGCGGTCCCGAACAACCCCAGCAGCCCGGGCAACCGGGGCAGGTTGGGGCCAACAACGGAACAAACGCGCAACAGCAAGGGGAGTCCTCAAACGGAGCCCAGGGCACGTCCGCTTCGGCAGCCGGCCAGAACTCTGGCAAGGCCGCCTCGGCCGCGGCCCTCACAACGCCGACCCTCTCCGGCAGATAA
- a CDS encoding AAA family ATPase codes for MIQERPVPLVEGGGTPEPLARVLRQVGEVILGKESVVRLALVALLAEGHILLEDVPGVGKTLLARALARTIGCGFRRIQFTPDLLPADVTGAAIFNQKTREFEFYPGPIFSEIVLADEINRASPRTQSALLEAMEEQSVTVDGVTYSLPKPFLVMATQNPIEYEGTYPLPEAQLDRFLMRLHLGYPERSQEMNILAQFRRQEAERQLSAVLSVEELRQWQATASRVYVDDIMEGYIVDVVRATRRHPDVELGASPRASLGLMRAAQAHAVTEGRDYVVPDDVQAVAKAVLAHRITLRPEARYRDKESGGVVAEVLGQVEVPRSRGRVGQL; via the coding sequence ATGATCCAGGAGCGGCCGGTGCCGCTGGTGGAGGGCGGGGGGACACCGGAGCCCTTGGCCCGGGTTCTCCGACAGGTCGGAGAGGTGATCCTCGGCAAGGAATCGGTGGTGCGCTTGGCGCTGGTCGCCCTATTGGCAGAGGGTCACATCTTGTTGGAGGATGTCCCCGGGGTAGGGAAGACGCTTCTAGCCCGGGCATTGGCCAGAACCATTGGCTGCGGATTTCGCCGAATTCAGTTTACCCCGGATCTTTTGCCGGCGGACGTGACCGGAGCCGCGATTTTTAATCAGAAAACCCGGGAGTTCGAATTTTACCCCGGGCCGATTTTTTCCGAAATCGTACTGGCGGACGAGATCAACCGGGCTTCTCCCCGGACGCAATCGGCCCTTTTGGAGGCCATGGAAGAGCAGTCGGTTACGGTGGACGGCGTCACCTATAGCCTTCCCAAGCCCTTCCTCGTGATGGCGACCCAGAATCCCATCGAGTACGAGGGGACGTATCCGCTGCCGGAAGCTCAGTTGGACCGGTTTCTGATGCGGCTGCACCTCGGGTATCCCGAACGCAGCCAGGAGATGAACATCCTGGCGCAGTTCCGGAGGCAGGAAGCGGAACGCCAACTGTCGGCCGTGCTCAGTGTCGAAGAGCTGCGCCAATGGCAGGCGACCGCATCGAGGGTTTATGTGGATGATATCATGGAGGGGTATATCGTCGATGTGGTGCGGGCCACGCGACGTCATCCCGACGTCGAGCTCGGGGCGAGCCCCCGGGCGAGTCTGGGGCTCATGCGGGCGGCCCAGGCTCACGCGGTGACGGAGGGCCGGGACTATGTGGTTCCCGATGACGTTCAGGCGGTGGCGAAGGCGGTGCTGGCCCACCGGATCACTTTGCGTCCCGAAGCCAGGTATCGGGACAAAGAGTCGGGCGGCGTGGTCGCGGAGGTTTTGGGTCAGGTGGAGGTCCCCCGGAGCCGGGGAAGGGTCGGACAACTTTGA
- a CDS encoding SdpI family protein: protein MRDTKAGWGWMDLGILVVALAPFVVAALFWNQLPDRLAVHFGANGQPDGFQDKGWFLVMVAVMNVGLALLLKVVQWIDPKRENYRKFARFYNLFRVVMAAFMSVIFMVTIFYNLGYAFNVQLIVLSGIGVLFIVIGNYMGQIRFNYFFGIRTPWTLANEEVWRRTHRMAGPLWVAAGVAAFICGFLSGEAAMWIFFPIVIIVGVAPLVYSFVLYRKIVR from the coding sequence ATGCGTGACACAAAGGCCGGATGGGGTTGGATGGACCTCGGGATCCTTGTGGTGGCGTTGGCGCCCTTCGTTGTGGCGGCCCTGTTCTGGAACCAATTGCCCGACCGGCTGGCGGTTCACTTCGGCGCGAACGGCCAACCCGACGGATTTCAGGATAAGGGATGGTTCCTCGTCATGGTGGCCGTCATGAACGTCGGGCTGGCGTTGCTTCTGAAAGTGGTTCAGTGGATCGACCCGAAGCGGGAGAATTACCGGAAATTCGCCCGGTTCTACAACCTGTTTCGGGTAGTGATGGCCGCGTTCATGTCGGTGATTTTCATGGTCACGATTTTCTATAATCTTGGGTACGCCTTTAATGTGCAACTGATTGTCTTGTCCGGAATTGGGGTCTTATTTATCGTCATCGGCAATTATATGGGCCAGATCCGTTTCAACTATTTTTTCGGCATCCGCACGCCCTGGACCCTGGCCAATGAAGAGGTGTGGCGCAGGACCCACCGCATGGCCGGTCCGCTGTGGGTGGCGGCCGGGGTCGCGGCGTTCATTTGCGGCTTCCTCTCCGGCGAGGCGGCGATGTGGATCTTTTTCCCGATTGTGATCATTGTGGGCGTTGCTCCGTTGGTTTACTCTTTCGTTTTGTACAGGAAAATCGTCCGATGA
- a CDS encoding GntR family transcriptional regulator, whose protein sequence is MEADITREIQRFPIDPSRPLYEQFVERIRAAIARGHLEPGARLPSVRELAAAIRVNPTTIQRTYQELERERLIVSYRGQGTFVTRDAGAIEASRRALAREAVARLRETAKSLGLTVQQLIDLARIEEEDG, encoded by the coding sequence TTGGAGGCGGATATCACCCGAGAGATTCAAAGATTCCCCATTGATCCATCCAGGCCGCTGTATGAACAGTTTGTGGAACGGATCCGGGCCGCCATCGCCCGGGGCCACCTGGAACCTGGTGCCCGCCTCCCCTCGGTCAGGGAGTTGGCCGCGGCCATTCGGGTCAATCCGACGACGATCCAGCGGACGTATCAGGAATTGGAACGCGAACGACTGATCGTCTCCTACCGAGGCCAGGGCACCTTCGTGACCCGGGATGCCGGGGCCATCGAGGCCAGCCGGCGGGCCCTGGCCCGGGAAGCCGTGGCCCGGCTCCGGGAGACGGCGAAATCCCTGGGTTTGACCGTGCAACAACTGATCGACCTTGCCCGTATCGAGGAGGAAGATGGATGA
- a CDS encoding aldo/keto reductase — translation MEYRRLGASGLEVSVVGLGTNAFGSRADRETSIRVIHAALDRGVNFIDTANIYSGSRSEEIIGEALQGRRDQVILATKAGLPCGSGPNDRGASRYHIRRELERSLRRLKTDYVDLYQIHTFDPYTPLEETLGTLDDLVRAGKIRYIGASNYAAWELMKALGVSDRLGLTRYVSIQPCYSLADRTVEIELVPLCLDQGIGIIPYFPLAGGILTGKYTSKDDAPKGSRADKDPNFAKRLDPARLELGRQVSRLAEERGLAAGALSLAWLLSRPAVSTVIVGATRVEQVEENLRAADVILDEDLAAELDRISEPFRRSEPFASYRLG, via the coding sequence ATGGAGTATCGGCGGCTCGGCGCCAGCGGTCTGGAAGTTTCTGTGGTGGGCCTGGGAACCAATGCTTTTGGCTCCCGGGCGGACCGGGAGACGTCGATCCGGGTTATCCACGCGGCCCTGGATCGAGGAGTCAACTTTATTGACACGGCCAATATCTACAGCGGGTCTCGTTCCGAGGAGATCATCGGCGAAGCCCTCCAGGGGCGGCGGGACCAAGTCATTCTCGCAACGAAGGCGGGGCTTCCCTGCGGCAGCGGACCCAACGACCGAGGAGCTTCTCGTTATCATATCCGCAGGGAACTGGAGCGCAGTTTGCGGCGGTTGAAAACGGATTATGTCGACCTCTATCAGATTCACACCTTTGATCCCTATACCCCTCTGGAGGAAACCCTTGGCACCCTGGATGATCTCGTACGGGCGGGAAAGATCCGCTATATCGGTGCTTCGAACTATGCGGCCTGGGAATTGATGAAAGCCCTGGGGGTGAGCGACCGGCTGGGCTTGACCCGGTACGTCTCCATCCAGCCGTGTTACTCCTTGGCGGATCGAACGGTGGAGATCGAATTGGTTCCGCTGTGTCTGGACCAGGGGATCGGCATTATTCCGTATTTTCCATTGGCGGGAGGTATTCTGACGGGGAAATACACCTCCAAGGACGATGCCCCCAAAGGGTCCCGGGCGGATAAGGATCCGAATTTTGCCAAACGCCTTGACCCGGCCCGGCTCGAATTGGGCCGCCAGGTTTCCCGATTGGCCGAGGAGCGGGGTTTGGCTGCCGGAGCTCTGTCCCTAGCTTGGTTGTTGAGCCGCCCCGCTGTGTCGACGGTGATCGTCGGCGCCACCCGGGTTGAACAGGTCGAAGAGAATCTGCGGGCGGCGGATGTGATTTTAGATGAGGATTTGGCCGCCGAGCTGGACCGGATCAGTGAACCGTTCCGGAGAAGCGAACCTTTCGCGAGTTATCGGCTTGGTTAG
- a CDS encoding branched-chain amino acid transaminase, whose protein sequence is MSQSSAQGPSPKQEISGGYCFFKGEIIPLADANVNITTHALNYGTGCFEGIRAYWNPDQGQLYMLKGLEHYRRLHRSCRILKIDCPYSAEELLDITVRVLQKNGYREDVYIRPLAFKAAQVIKVTLSGLRDEIAIFTVPMGDYVKTEGLSVVVSNWLRVADNIIPSRAKVTGAYINPALASDAAAADGYDEAIMLSADGQVSEASSANLFVVRDGTLVTTPVTADILEGVTRRAVITLARDLGIPYEIRNIDRTELYVADEMFLAGTGAQIAAITSVDRRPVGDGEVGPITRRLQEIYFRAVRGYEDAYRDWLTPVYG, encoded by the coding sequence ATGTCCCAGTCTTCGGCCCAAGGTCCCTCGCCGAAACAGGAGATCAGCGGAGGGTATTGTTTCTTCAAAGGTGAAATCATTCCTTTGGCTGATGCGAATGTCAACATCACCACCCATGCACTCAACTACGGGACCGGCTGTTTCGAGGGGATCAGGGCGTATTGGAATCCGGACCAAGGACAGCTGTACATGCTGAAGGGTCTGGAGCATTACCGGCGATTGCATCGTTCCTGCCGGATCCTCAAGATCGACTGTCCCTATAGTGCCGAGGAACTGCTGGATATCACGGTGCGCGTTCTGCAGAAGAACGGCTACCGCGAGGACGTATATATCCGCCCTTTGGCGTTTAAAGCGGCCCAGGTGATCAAAGTGACGTTATCCGGCCTTCGGGACGAAATCGCCATTTTCACCGTCCCCATGGGGGATTACGTGAAAACCGAAGGGTTATCTGTCGTTGTCTCCAATTGGCTTCGGGTGGCAGACAACATTATTCCGTCCCGGGCCAAGGTTACCGGGGCCTACATCAATCCGGCCTTGGCCAGTGATGCCGCCGCGGCAGACGGGTACGACGAAGCGATCATGCTCTCTGCGGATGGTCAGGTGTCTGAAGCGAGCTCGGCCAATCTATTTGTGGTCCGGGATGGGACCCTGGTGACGACGCCGGTCACCGCCGATATTCTCGAAGGGGTAACCCGTCGAGCAGTGATTACTCTGGCCCGGGATCTCGGCATTCCGTATGAGATTCGCAATATCGACCGGACGGAGCTCTATGTCGCGGATGAGATGTTCCTGGCCGGAACCGGGGCTCAGATCGCGGCAATCACGTCGGTGGACCGCCGGCCCGTGGGCGACGGCGAAGTCGGCCCCATAACCCGGCGGCTGCAGGAAATCTATTTTCGTGCCGTACGGGGGTACGAAGACGCGTATCGGGATTGGCTGACGCCGGTCTACGGCTGA
- a CDS encoding ABC transporter ATP-binding protein produces the protein MMDGKTAPPAQLQTGTAPANRPAVACRGVFMKIRNKEILHDISFRVDQGQIVGLLGPNGAGKSTLLRLVAGLTPPTAGTVELFGEPAGVSTLRYLSYLPDRGKLPGWVTVEEWLRFARDIYPDWDPGHAEELAAFLKVRRTARMSTLSRGEKARVQLLTCLARRSPLVVLDEPFAGVDLISREQIASSVIADFAGGSRTFIIATHDIREMENLFDSIILIGEGRILGVEDVESLRARGRSVESRYREVFA, from the coding sequence ATGATGGACGGGAAGACGGCACCGCCGGCGCAACTTCAAACAGGAACCGCCCCGGCGAACCGGCCCGCGGTGGCCTGTCGCGGGGTTTTCATGAAAATCCGCAACAAGGAGATCCTCCACGACATCTCCTTCCGCGTGGATCAAGGGCAGATCGTCGGGCTCCTCGGGCCGAACGGAGCGGGAAAATCCACGCTCCTGCGCCTGGTGGCCGGGCTGACGCCGCCCACCGCCGGAACGGTGGAGCTGTTCGGGGAGCCGGCCGGGGTGTCGACGCTGCGTTACCTCTCCTATTTGCCCGACCGGGGAAAATTGCCCGGATGGGTCACGGTGGAGGAGTGGCTCCGCTTTGCCCGGGACATCTATCCGGACTGGGACCCGGGCCATGCCGAGGAACTGGCCGCATTTCTCAAAGTCAGGCGAACGGCCCGCATGTCCACCCTCTCCCGGGGCGAAAAGGCCCGGGTCCAGCTTTTGACCTGCCTGGCCCGGCGTTCGCCCCTGGTGGTCCTGGACGAACCCTTCGCCGGAGTGGACCTGATCTCCCGGGAGCAGATCGCCTCCTCGGTGATCGCCGATTTTGCCGGCGGTTCCCGGACCTTCATCATCGCCACCCACGACATTCGGGAGATGGAGAACCTTTTCGACAGCATCATCTTAATCGGGGAAGGCCGGATTCTCGGGGTGGAGGATGTGGAATCCCTGCGGGCCCGGGGGCGGTCGGTGGAATCCAGGTACCGGGAGGTCTTCGCATGA
- a CDS encoding cupin domain-containing protein — MGEVLGVAMEGKNYSVVHAGEFSALDQFETKSPGKVFLKRPLGLTGMEVSLNKIGPGQSAPFAHQHKNNEELYICIKGSGQFQVDGDVIDLREGTVVRVAPGGTRAWRNNSEEDLYMIVIQAPQGSLQTWSGSDGIIVEGGVSWPGA; from the coding sequence GTGGGCGAGGTGTTGGGTGTTGCGATGGAAGGGAAAAACTATTCCGTCGTCCATGCGGGTGAGTTCAGTGCGTTGGATCAGTTCGAGACGAAAAGCCCTGGCAAGGTATTTTTGAAGAGGCCCCTCGGTCTCACGGGGATGGAAGTCTCTTTAAACAAGATCGGTCCCGGTCAGTCTGCTCCGTTTGCCCATCAACATAAAAACAATGAAGAACTCTACATATGCATCAAAGGCTCGGGCCAGTTTCAGGTGGACGGGGACGTCATCGACCTTCGGGAGGGCACCGTGGTGCGCGTGGCTCCGGGCGGAACGCGAGCATGGCGGAACAACTCGGAAGAAGATCTGTATATGATCGTTATCCAGGCGCCACAGGGCAGCTTGCAGACGTGGTCGGGTTCTGACGGGATTATCGTCGAAGGCGGAGTCTCTTGGCCGGGGGCCTGA